From the genome of Vicia villosa cultivar HV-30 ecotype Madison, WI linkage group LG2, Vvil1.0, whole genome shotgun sequence, one region includes:
- the LOC131649109 gene encoding uncharacterized protein LOC131649109, translating into MAEQRRGPRRPRTRNVEPDQGTGGAGVPWQQMMQQNKMMAQMIQGMQGQQPPTQVPVPQAAAGPDFRAFFRMDPPEFVGGLDSLLAHDWLAGMERVFQAIQCTEKEKVIFATQKMKGPALRWWNTASTYFTIQEIPKDWQHFKVAFLEKYFPNSVRTQKEREFQNFKQGDMSVSEYAEKFEDLADYSRQAVYAPDELWKIDQFMMGLRDDIAHSVSQREFTTYAECLRQCYVAENSLKRVQEERNQNRTNFREQGRSTQHLRPRNPPSKKKQVYGNQ; encoded by the coding sequence atggctgagcaacgcagaggtcccaGAAGGCCCAGAACTAGGAATGTGGAGCCCGACCAAGGAACCGGAGGTGCAGGCGTGCCTTGGCAACAGATGATGCAGCAAAATAAGATGATGGCCCAAATGATACAAGGCATGCAGGGACAACAACCTCCTACCCAAGTTCCCGTTCCTCAGGCTGCAGCTGGACCAGACTTTCGTGCTTTCTTCAGGATGGATCCTCCGGAGTTTGTTGGCGGACTTGACTCTCTTTTGGCCCATGATTGGCTAGCTGGTATGGAAAGGGTGTTCCAAGCTATTCAGTGTACTGAAAAAGAAAAGGTGATCTTTGCTACTCAGAAGATGAAGGGACCggctcttaggtggtggaacactgcatCTACCTATTTCACCATACAAGAGATTCCTAAGGATTGGCAACACTTCAAAGTAGCATTCTTGGAGAAGTATTTCCCTAATAGTGTGAGGACTCAGAAGGAGCGAGAATTCCAGAACTTCAAGCAAGGTGACATGTCCGTTTCGGAATATGCAGAGAAGTTCGAAGACTTGGCTGATTACTCCCGACAAGCTGTTTATGCTCcagatgaactatggaagattgaccagttcatgatgggtttaaGGGATGACATTGCTCATAGTGTATCCCAAAGAGAGTTCACTACTTATGCTGAGTGTTTGAGGCAATGCTATGTTgctgaaaacagtttgaagagggttcaagaagagaggaaccagaacagGACTAATTTTAGGGAGCAAGGAAGATCTACTCAACACTTGAGGCCTCGTAACCCTCCATCAAAGAAGAAGCAGGTTTATGGTAACCAATAA
- the LOC131649110 gene encoding uncharacterized protein LOC131649110 — translation MAEQRRGPRRPRTRNVEPDQGTGGAGVPWQQMMQQNKMMAQMMQGMQGQQPPTQVPVPQAAAGPDFRAFFRMDPPEFVGGLDSLLAHDWLAGMERVFQAIQCTEKEKVIFATQKMKGPALRWWNTASTYFTIQEIPKDWQHFKVAFLEKYFPNSVRTQKEREFQNFKQGDMSVSEYAEKFEDLADYSRQAVYAPDELWKIDQFMMGLRDDIAHSVSQREFTTYAECLRQCYVAENSLKRVQEERNQNRTNFREQGRSTQHLRPRNPPSKKKQVYGNQSAQPPYCHKCNRKHTGECTNPSVTCYECGEPGHISRFCPKKRVPEKTAGRVYTLDSRKAKGNHNLIAVFMDYMNRIFQPYLDQFVVIFIDDILVYSRTPEDHEEHLRIVLSTLREKQLYAKFSYYRRFIMGFAKLALPLTKLTRKEVAFEWNSECEQSFQKLKKKLTTAPVLVIPDPNRSYEVFCDASKKGKANKVADALSRKEFRVAELMMLEHGLLEKFRNLNLQFEWTPNGVLISNLNIQNELQGRIQISQGYDEQLQASGGMLDFVRAPDGDLKKDFWWPGMKKEIAEYVAQCSVCQQVKIEHQRPGGMLQPLEIPMWKWDSISMDFIVGLPRTRGGHDSIWVIVDRLTKSAHFLPVKTTHKVIHLARLFIAEIVRLHGVPSSIVSDRDPKFTSRFWKMFHKELGTKLDMSTSNHPQSDGQTERTIQTIEDMLRACILEEGGSWKDHLPLVEFAYNNSYHASLGMAPYEALYGRKCRSPLCWAEVGEKSILGPEIIQETTAKVKMIQDNHKKAQGRQKNYADKRRRPLEFEVGDHVYLKVPPRLRLGGPFKTRKLCPRYVGPYQIMSRVGEVAYQLALPPSLSGLHDVFHVSQLRKFVPDTFHPILPDSVEVEPDLSYDPQPCRVLERASKSQRSKEIPIVKGMNLEAFWDCHRILKNAEK, via the exons atggctgagcaacgcagaggtcccaGAAGGCCCAGAACTAGGAATGTGGAGCCCGACCAAGGAACCGGAGGTGCAGGCGTGCCTTGGCAACAGATGATGCAGCAAAATAAGATGATGGCccaaatgatgcaaggcatgcagggACAACAACCTCCTACCCAAGTTCCCGTTCCTCAGGCTGCAGCTGGACCAGACTTTCGTGCTTTCTTCAGGATGGATCCTCCGGAGTTTGTTGGCGGACTTGACTCTCTTTTGGCCCATGATTGGCTAGCTGGTATGGAAAGGGTGTTCCAAGCTATTCAGTGTACTGAAAAAGAAAAGGTGATCTTTGCTACTCAGAAGATGAAGGGACCggctcttaggtggtggaacactgcatCTACCTATTTCACCATACAAGAGATTCCTAAGGATTGGCAACACTTCAAAGTAGCATTCTTGGAGAAGTATTTCCCTAATAGTGTGAGGACTCAGAAGGAGCGAGAATTCCAGAACTTCAAGCAAGGTGACATGTCCGTTTCGGAATATGCAGAGAAGTTCGAAGACTTGGCTGATTACTCCCGACAAGCTGTTTATGCTCcagatgaactatggaagattgaccagttcatgatgggtttaaGGGATGACATTGCTCATAGTGTATCCCAAAGAGAGTTCACTACTTATGCTGAGTGTTTGAGGCAATGCTATGTTgctgaaaacagtttgaagagggttcaagaagagaggaaccagaacagGACTAATTTTAGGGAGCAAGGAAGATCTACTCAACACTTGAGGCCTCGTAACCCTCCATCAAAGAAGAAGCAGGTTTATGGTAACCAATCAGCTCAACCGCCCTATTGTCACAAGTGTAATAGGAAGCACACCGGGGAGTGCACCAACCCTTCAGTGACTTGTTACGAGTGTGGCGAGCCAGGTCACATATCCAGATTCTGCCCCAAGAAGAGAGTTCCTGAGAAGACTGCAGGTCGTGTTTACACGTTGGATTCAAGGAAGGCTAAGGGAAACCACAACctcattgcgg ttttcatggattacatgaatcgaaTCTTTCAACCATATCTGGACCAGTTTGTAGTAATCTTCATTGACGACATCCTGGTGTATTCCCGTACTCCCGAAGATCATGAAGAGCATTTGCGGATTGTGTTATCTACTCTTCGGGAGAAGCAATTGTATGCCAAGTTca GTTATTACCGAAGATTTATTATGGGGTTTGCTAAGCTAGCCTTACCATTGACGAAGCTTACCCGTAAGGAAGTTGCTTTTGAATGGAATTCCGAATGTGAGCAGAGTTTTCAGAAgcttaagaagaagttgactactgcACCCGTATTAGTGATTCCGGATCCAAACCGATCCTATGAAGTGTTCTGCGacgcttctaagaaag gaaaggctaacaAAGTGGCAGATGCCTTAAGTAGGAAGGAATTTCGAGTTGCTGAACTGATGATGTTAGAGCATGGATTGTTGGAGAAGTTTCGAAATCTTAACCTTCAGTTTGAATGGACACCCAATGGTGTGTTGATTAGTAACTTGAACATCCAGAATGAGCTACAAGGAAGAATTCAGATATCACAGGGGTATGATGAGCAATTGCAAGCGAGCGGAGGCATGCTTGATTTTGTGAGGGCACCTGATGGA GACTTGAAGAAAGacttttggtggccgggaatgaagaaggagattgcagaaTATGTGGCACAATGTTCCGTTTGCCAACAagttaagattgaacatcagaggcCAGGAGGAATGTTACAGCCACTGGAGATACCGATGTGGAAATGGGATTCTATCTCCATGGATTTCATTGTGGGATTACCTCGTACTCGAGGCGGACATGAttctatatgggtaatagtggacaggttgactaagtctgctcactttttacCTGTAAAGACCACTCACAAGGTGATTCATCTTGCAAGGCTTTTCATAGCAGAGATTGTACGGTTGCATGGCGTGCCATCTAGTATAGTGTCCGATCgtgatccaaagttcacttcgagattttggaagatgtttcatAAGGAATTGGGGACTAAACTAGATATGAGTACATCCAACCATCCTCAGTCTGATGGGCAGACAGAGAGGACAATCCAGACGATagaagatatgttaagagcttgcattctagaagaaggtgggagttggaaggATCATTTACCGTTGGTAGAGTTCGCatataataacagttaccatgctagtttgggtatggctccctatgaGGCTCTATATGGGAGAAAATGTCGATCGCCACTATGTTGGGCCGAAGTGGGGGAGAAAagtattcttggaccggagattataCAAGAAACCACCGCGAAAGTCAAAATGATCCAGGATAATCATAAGAAAGCCCAAGGCCGACAGAAGAACTATGCGGACAAACGGAGGAGACCTTTAGAATTTGAAGTTGGTGATCATGTGTATTTGAAGGTCCCTCCAAGATTGAGGttgggaggaccgttcaaaaCGCGAAAGCTCTGTCCGAGGTATGTGGGACCATATCAGATTATGAGCCGGGTAGGTGAAGTGGCTTATCAGTTAGCACTACCACCctcactatccgggctgcatgacgtaTTCCACGTATCTCAGCTCCGAAAGTTCGTGCCCGATACTTTCCATCCTATTCTTCCAGATTCTgttgaagtagaaccagatctttccTATGATCCTCAACCTTGCCGTGTCTTAGAGCGAGCTAGCAAGTCTCAAAGGAGTAAGGAGATACCTATCGTGAAA GGGATGAACTTAGAAGCATTTTGGGACTGTCATAGAAtccttaaaaatgcagaaaaatga